GCTGCTGAGGGAGAACACGGGTCTGTTCATTCGCAATGTAAATACTTGCTCCCGCACTAAGGTAAGGCCACAACTCCCATACTGAGGCGTCAAATGCAGACCCCGCTAATTGAGTTGCCCGGTCTTTTGACGACACAGTGAAACTTCGTTGATGCCAGAAGACGAGATTCAACAATCCTCGATGTTCAACCAAAACCCCTTTTGGCTTCCCTGTCGAGCCTGATGTGTAGATAACGTATGCCAAATTTTTGGGTGTCACTCCGCTGAAGGGGTTTTCCTCACTGTATTGGGCAAGAACCTCCCAGTCCCTATCCAGACAGACGACTGGCGCGTGATGTTGAGGAAGAGACTTAACTAACCGCGCCTGGGTAAGTAGTACGGACACAGAGGCATCTTCTAGCATGAAAGCCAAGCGCTCTAGAGGATACGCGGGGTCAAGCGGAACGTAAGCACCACCTGCTTTGAGGATGCCAAGCAGTCCCACCAGCATCTCTAAGGAGCGCTCCACGCAGATACCCACCAAAACTTCGGGTCCAACGCCCAGCACTTGAAGGTAGTGCGCTAGCTGATTCGCTCTTGCATTCAGTTCTCGGTAGGTTAGCTGTTCCCCTTCATATACCACCGCTACGGCATCGGGTGCTTGCTCCACCTGAGCCTCAACCAACTGATGGATACATTTATCCTGGGGATATTCTTTTGTGGTGTTGTTCCATTCCACCAGCAACTGATGTTGTTCGGATGCTGTCAACAGCGGTAAGTCTGAGAGACGCTGTTTAGGGTTGGCGACGATGCCTTCCAGTAAGGTCTGGAAATTCCCCAGCATTCGAGTAATGGTGGCGGGGTTGAAGAGGTCGGTGTTGTATTCCAACGAAGCTCTCAGTCCCTGTGCCGTCTCTATCATGAATAGGGTTAAATCGAATTTCGCCGTTCCACTGTCAATATTCAGGGAGTTGACGGTCAGACCTGGTAACTCCAAGGCTGAGGTTGGAGTGTTCTGTAAAACGAACATCACCTGGAACAGCGGCGTGCGGCTTCGGTCTCGTTCGGGCTGTAGTTCTTCTACGAGCTTTTCAAAAGGTAGGTCTTGGTGGGCATAGGCTCCTAAAGCTACCTCGCGTACTCGACCGAGCAGTTCTTGGAAACTTGGGTTGCCACTGAGGTAGGTACGCAGGGCTAGGGTATTGACAAAAAATCCAATCAGACCCTCGGCTTCCACCTGGTTGCGACCAGCGATGGGAGTGCCTACGATCATGTCTTCTTGCCCGGTATAGCGGTAGAGGAATGTCTGGAATGCTGCTAACAGGGTCATGAACAGAGTGACCCGCTCCTGCTGGCTCAGGTCTTTGAGTGCCTGGGTTAGGTTTTTGGGTAATTCCAGAGATTGGTACCCACCCGGATAGGTCTGAACTGGTGGGCGCGGGTAGTCAATGGGCAGTTGTAGTATGGGCAGGTTGCCATTTAGCTGCTGTTTCCAGTAGTCCCGCTGAGACTCTAGGACTTCACCCTGTAGCCACTCGCGCTGCCAGTGGGCAAAATCAGCATATTGGATGGGTAGTTCGGGGAGGGGTGAGGGCTTGCCACTGGAGAAGGCGTCGTAGAGCGCTGCCAGTTCCCGTAAGAAAATATCGTAGGACCAGCCGTCGTAAACAATGTGGTGCATGGTCACGAGCAGCATATGTTCCGCTTCTTCCAGGCGCAGAAGTTTGACGCGAAACAATGGCCCAGTAGCTAGGTTGAAGGGTTGTTGAGCCTCCTCAGTGGCAAGGCGTTGAGCTTCAGAAAGCCCCTGGTCTAGAGGAAGTTCCCTCAGGTCTATTACTGGCAGTGTTAAACCTGTCTGTAGGGAGATGACTTGCTTGGGTTGCCCATCCACCGATAGAAAGGTGGTTCTGAGGACTTCATGGCGTCGGACAATTTCACTCAGACTCTGCGAGAGTGCGGTTACGTTGAGTAGACCGGTTAAGCGAAAGGCAGCAGGTATGTTATAGGCAGGACTGTCTGGTTCCAATTGAGCGAGGAACCAGAGACGCTGCTGGGCAAAGGAGAGGGGGAGGTTTCCGTCCCTTGGGACAGGCAATATGGGGGAAAGATTGGAACTGGTGGCAGCATTAGCCTTGTGCAGAAATGCGAGGATTTCTGCTTTGCGCTCTTTTAGCTCTTGCAGCAGGGCGGGTGTCAGTGTTTCCTTGGGAGCTTTATAGCGCAAGCGATCGCCTTCGTTCCATAGCTTCACGTCTAGATGGCGAAGCTCAGACAAAAACTCGTCAATCGTTTTCATAATTCTCCCTCTTCATAATCACCCATTGTGTCGCTCTCATGAGCTTGTAACTCTTGCACTGCCCAACGAACTGTCTCAAGGCGAGCGCCTAAGTCAGCCACGGTAGGTGCTTCAAATAAGGTACGCACGGGGAGTTCCACTCCGAAGGCTTGGCGCAAGCGAGAAATAACTTGGGTAGCCAACAGGGAATGTCCCCCCAATTCAAAGAAGTTGTCGTGGATGCCGAGCCGTTCCAGTCTCAGGACTTGAGTCCAGATGTCAGCTATCTGCTGCTCGATCGGGGTACGAGGAGCCACAAAGGTGGCTTCCAAGTTAGGGCGTGACTGGTCAGGGGCGGGTAGAGCGCGGCGGTCTACTTTGCCGTTAGGGGTTAGGGGCAGGGCGTCTAGCAGGACAAAGGCTCCAGGCACCATGTAGTCGGGCAGTTTCTGCTTGAGGAAGCGGCGAAATTCATCGATAGTGGGTGTCTGCTCTGGGTTAGGTACGATGTACGCAACTAGACGTTTGTCGCCAGGGATGTCTTCTCTGGCTATGACTGCGATTTCTCGCACGGTAGGGTGTTGCAAGAGTGTTGACTCAAGTTCGCCCAGTTCGATGCGGAAGCCGCGAATCTTTACCTGATGGTCGAGGCGACCGAGAAACTCAATGTTGCCGTCGCTTAGGTAGCGGGCTAAGTCGCCAGTTTTGTAAAGGTGTTGCCCAGGTTCATCGCTAAAGGGGTTGGGGATGAACTTCTGGTTGGTTAACTCCGGGCGGTTGAGGTAGCCTCTGGCGATGCCTGCGCCGCCGATGTGAATCTCGCCCGGTACACCAATAGGAACAGGATTCAAATATTTGTCCAGCAGATAAATCTGCATATTGGCAATAGGGCGACCAATCGGAACCTGGGTTCTGAGCCCTGAAGACTGACAATGATATACACTGCTCCAGACCGTTCCTTCTGTTGGACCGTATTCGTTGAACAAAGATGTGTGAGCCAGCAGCTTGCTATGGCGTTCAACCAACTCTCTGGAACACGGTTCGCCTGCCACAATAACAGTACGAAGACAAGTCAGCTGTTGTGGTTCCGCTTGCTCCAAAATCAGGTTATAGAGAGATGGAAGACTCAATAAATGCGATACATGATATTGAGCAATTAACTTTGTAAGCTGTAACAGATCTTGTTGAAACTTTGCTGGTGGTAGTACAAGTCTGCCTCCCTGGCACAATGTCCAAAAGATGCCCGCGATCGAACTGTCAAAGGCAAACGACGAAAGTAATAGAAAACTGGTAACGGGTTCGCTGTAATAAGAAATACGAGCACTGGTGGAGTGGACTAGGTTTTGATGGGTTACCAACACTCCTTTGGGTTTCCCTGTAGAACCCGATGTGTAGATTGTGTAGGCGAGGTTATCGGTCGTTACGCTGCTGAGGGGTTTTTCCTCGCTTTCTTGGGCGAGTACTTCCCACTCGGTGTCCAAGCAGAAACGGTGCGCTTTGTACTCGGGAAGACCTGCGAGTAGCTTCTGTTGGGTTAACAGCACCGACACCTGGGCATCTTCCAGCATGAAGGCTAGACGCTCCTGGGGATACGATGGGTCTAACGGCAAATAAGCCCCACCAGCCTTGAGAATGCCTAGGAGTCCTACAACCATCTCTAGCGATCGCTCTACACAAATTCCGACCAGCATTTCTGGTTCCACACCCAATTTTTGCAGGTGGTGTGCTAGTTGATTGGCACGGCGATTTATCTCTCGGTAGGTTAGTTGCTCGTTTTCAAAAACTACTGCAACCGCATCGGGCGTGCGCTCCACCTGCGCCTCAAATAGCTGGTGGATGCACGCCTCCAAAGGATAATCCGCTTTTGTGTTATTCAACGCCATTAGTTGCTGCTGTTCAGCTACCCTCAAGAGGGGCAATTCCCAGAGGCGCTTGTCCGGGTCGGCAACAATCCCTTCGAGTAAAGTCTGAAAGTGGTCAATCATCCGCGAGATAGTGCTGCCCTCAAACAAATCCGTGTTGTATTCAAAACGACCAATAATCCCTTCCGGTCTTTCGTCTAGTTCGAGGGTCAGATCGAGCTTCGCCGTATCGGTTTGGATATCCAGCTGACTCATAGTCCAGCCACAATTCAAAGATGGCATTGGAGGTTCCAAAACAAACGCCACTTGAAACAGGGGGTTATGGCTTAGATTGCGATCGGGTTGGAGCGTCTGTATTAGCTTCTCAAAAGGCAAGTCTTCATGGGCATAAGCCCCTAGTGTTATTTCCCGCACTCGTCCCAGTAGCTGTCGAAAACTAGGGGAACCCGACAGATTAGTACGCAACACTAGGGTGTTGAGGAAAAACCCGATTAGCCCTTCGATCTCCGGTCTGTTGCGACCTGCGCTGACCGTGCCCACCACGATATCTTCCTGCTCCGTGTAGCGGTAGAGCAATGTTTTGAACGCGGCCAGCAGCGTCATGAATAGCGTGACTCCCTCTTGTTGTGAGAGAGTTTTGAGCGACGAGGTCAGGTCTTTGGATAGTGTCAGACATTGCCTTGCACCTCGGAAAGTCTGAACTGCGGGTCGCGGACGGTCATAAGGCAGCTGTAGTACAGGCAGGTCGCCCCCTAGCTGCTGTTTCCAGTAGTCTAATTGACTTTCCAGAATCTCTCCAGCCAGCCATTGTCGTTGCCAGAGGGTAAAGTCAGCGTATTGTATGGGCAGTTCTGCAAGTGGCGTTAGCGTAGCGTGCCGTAGGCTGGGTTTGTTGGTAGAGAAAGCTTCGTAGAGTGCTGCGAGTTCTGGAACAAACACGCTGTAGATTGAAACACCATCAATGACGATGTGGTGAACGGTCATGAATAACCTGTAGTCCTCCGAAGCTAGTTGTATCAACGTAGCTCGCAGCAGTGGCCCAGAAGTTAGGTCAAAGAGCTGCTTAGACTCCCTAGTTGCCAACCGCAAAGCTTCGGCTTCCCGTTGGTCTTGTGGTAATTGTCGGAGATCCACTACGGCTAGGTTGAAACTAGAGGGTGGATCGATCACCTGAACGGGTTGGCCATCGATCGTGATGAAGCGCTCGCGCAGGCTTTCGTGACGTTTGATGATTTCGTTGAGGGCTTTTGAGAGTGCATCTACGTCTATAGCACCCGGAAAGCGAATGGTGAAGGGTTCATTATAAACAGGACTATTGGGTTCTAATTGTGCAAGGAACCACAGTCGCTGCTGGTTCCACGAGAGAGGCAAGTTTTGGTTCCTGGAAACGGGTCGGATGGGGGGAGCTTGCAAGAAAGGCTTTTCCTGATCACCTGCCTCAATGCGCTGGGCTAGTTCGGCTACAGTTGGAGATGCAAACAGGCTACTTATAGGTAACTCCACCTTTAAGGTGTCACGCAATCGACTTACAATCCTGATAGCGAGTAAGGAATGTCCGCCCAATTCCAAGAACTTGTCGTGGATGCCAACTCGCTCAACGCCCAGCACTTCAGCCCAGATTTCTGCCAGCACTTTTTCAACAGGCGTGCGAGGAGCCACAAAATCTTCTTCCAGAGCGGCTCTGGTGGCGTCCGGCACTGGCAGAGCGCGGCGCTCCACCTTACCGTTGGGTGTCAGCGGCAGCGCTTCAAGCAGCACAAATGCCGAGGGCACCATGTGGTCGGGCAGTTTCTGCTTTAGGTAGCGACGCAGTTCACTGGTTTGCAGGACTTGCTCCTGGCTGGGAACCACATAGGCTACTAGGCGCTTGTCACCAGGGTCGTACTCCTGGTCTATAACTACGGCATCCTGGACAGCCCTGTTTTGCCTCAGCACTGCCTCAATCTCGCCCAGCTCGATGCGGAAGCCACGAATTTTTACCTGATTATCGATGCGACCGAGAAACTCGATGTTACCGTCCGGTAAATAGCGGGCTAAGTCTCCAGTTTTGTACAGACGTGCTGCGGGGTCGTCACTAAAGGGGTTAGGGATGAACTTCTGGGTTGTCAACTCCGTCCGGTTGAGATAACCCCGCGCTAAGCCATCGCCACCAATGTGCAGTTCACCCGCGACCCCGATGGGGACGGGTTGGAGAGACCGATCCAATATATAAAGCTGAGTATTGGCAAT
The DNA window shown above is from Microcoleus sp. AS-A8 and carries:
- a CDS encoding non-ribosomal peptide synthetase, whose protein sequence is MKTIDEFLSELRHLDVKLWNEGDRLRYKAPKETLTPALLQELKERKAEILAFLHKANAATSSNLSPILPVPRDGNLPLSFAQQRLWFLAQLEPDSPAYNIPAAFRLTGLLNVTALSQSLSEIVRRHEVLRTTFLSVDGQPKQVISLQTGLTLPVIDLRELPLDQGLSEAQRLATEEAQQPFNLATGPLFRVKLLRLEEAEHMLLVTMHHIVYDGWSYDIFLRELAALYDAFSSGKPSPLPELPIQYADFAHWQREWLQGEVLESQRDYWKQQLNGNLPILQLPIDYPRPPVQTYPGGYQSLELPKNLTQALKDLSQQERVTLFMTLLAAFQTFLYRYTGQEDMIVGTPIAGRNQVEAEGLIGFFVNTLALRTYLSGNPSFQELLGRVREVALGAYAHQDLPFEKLVEELQPERDRSRTPLFQVMFVLQNTPTSALELPGLTVNSLNIDSGTAKFDLTLFMIETAQGLRASLEYNTDLFNPATITRMLGNFQTLLEGIVANPKQRLSDLPLLTASEQHQLLVEWNNTTKEYPQDKCIHQLVEAQVEQAPDAVAVVYEGEQLTYRELNARANQLAHYLQVLGVGPEVLVGICVERSLEMLVGLLGILKAGGAYVPLDPAYPLERLAFMLEDASVSVLLTQARLVKSLPQHHAPVVCLDRDWEVLAQYSEENPFSGVTPKNLAYVIYTSGSTGKPKGVLVEHRGLLNLVFWHQRSFTVSSKDRATQLAGSAFDASVWELWPYLSAGASIYIANEQTRVLPQQLRDWLVKNAITISFLPTPLAESILSLDWSTNVALRTLLTGGDKLHNNPLPSVPFELVNNYGPTENTVVTTSCFIPAKPRTDMTPPIGRPIANTQVYLLDEKLQPVPIGVSGELYVSGDGLARGYLNRPDLTAQKFIANPFSDNPSVSGTAPEKLSGCDSALRLYKTGDLARYLPDGNIEFLGRLDEQVKIRGFRIELGEIEALLAQHPDLREVVVVVREDIPGNKFLAAYVVPKLEASPPTISELRSFLKTKLPDYMVPGAFVFLEAMPLTPNGKIDRRALPVPASFRGEQEDNFVAPSTPTEEILAAIWAEVLGLQQVGINDNFFELGGHSMLAARLFAQIEKAFGKNLPLATLFQSPTIEQLANILRQKGWSAPWQTLVTIQPGGSKPPLFFFHVLGEGLKFCRPLAGHLDPEQPIYGLAVGIMDEVSLNKIEDLVAHYLKEMRIIQPEGPYFLAGIYCGGRIAYEVAEQLHAQDQKVALLALLDTLKDDTAIKIMPVADRILAHWNNFLRVGPAYLLRKMRLGQAKNRLMSIYCKFYERMGLPLPQACQNFTYRKKKEEGNMQWGFAPKNVYPDRVTLFRAIENIGFLDPDLGWRELAPGGLEIHDVPGNTVSMLQEPHVQVLAEKLRDCIDRLQADDLPHIPPLCSDPFVCDNEDSEG
- a CDS encoding non-ribosomal peptide synthetase; this encodes MSVQNQFSKTFHALIAKHEAFWVEKLATLQPITVPYAERTASHLEQKQYTSVKMPIPHEVTTFLEERQPEWNQGDFLFAAFATYLIRIGGTGCFDIGFRDVELQRELIGLEDFFASIVPCRVDIDYEQSFEEVFEAFRKQVELTKLHKTYARDVVARYPALSSLPELSREPMFPVVVERVEKLDDHQAGSGNELTLVIPSDGKECCWLYNTEALDGDSIARMLDQFASFLQGIVTDPKGPVADLPLLSELERHKILVEWNDTQADYSKDKCIHQLFEAQVERTPDARSVVYEDKQLSYRELNARANQLAHYLQKLGVGPEVLVGIFVERSLEMMVGLLGILKAGGAYVPLDPAYPKERLAFMLSDSQVSVLLTQEKLLAGLPEQGAEAICLDTGWRVISQESEENLNSGVNPANLAYIIYTSGSTGKPKGTMIVHQGLVNYLSWCIKAYAVADGVGSPVHSSIGFDATITSLFSPLLVGQRVVFLPEKQEIEALSAVLCSQSNFSLVKITPAHLALLSELLPSKQAAGQTRALIIGGEALSKKSISFWQTHAPETRLVNEYGPTETVVGCCIYEVPTQTSLSGLVPIGRPIANTQLYILDRSLQPVPIGVAGELHIGGDGLARGYLNRTELTTQKFIPNPFSDDPAARLYKTGDLARYLPDGNIEFLGRIDNQVKIRGFRIELGEIEAVLRQNRAVQDAVVIDQEYDPGDKRLVAYVVPSQEQVLQTSELRRYLKQKLPDHMVPSAFVLLEALPLTPNGKVERRALPVPDATRAALEEDFVAPRTPVEKVLAEIWAEVLGVERVGIHDKFLELGGHSLLAIRIVSRLRDTLKVELPISSLFASPTVAELAQRIEAGDQEKPFLQAPPIRPVSRNQNLPLSWNQQRLWFLAQLEPNSPVYNEPFTIRFPGAIDVDALSKALNEIIKRHESLRERFITIDGQPVQVIDPPSSFNLAVVDLRQLPQDQREAEALRLATRESKQLFDLTSGPLLRATLIQLASEDYRLFMTVHHIVIDGVSIYSVFVPELAALYEAFSTNKPSLRHATLTPLAELPIQYADFTLWQRQWLAGEILESQLDYWKQQLGGDLPVLQLPYDRPRPAVQTFRGARQCLTLSKDLTSSLKTLSQQEGVTLFMTLLAAFKTLLYRYTEQEDIVVGTVSAGRNRPEIEGLIGFFLNTLVLRTNLSGSPSFRQLLGRVREITLGAYAHEDLPFEKLIQTLQPDRNLSHNPLFQVAFVLEPPMPSLNCGWTMSQLDIQTDTAKLDLTLELDERPEGIIGRFEYNTDLFEGSTISRMIDHFQTLLEGIVADPDKRLWELPLLRVAEQQQLMALNNTKADYPLEACIHQLFEAQVERTPDAVAVVFENEQLTYREINRRANQLAHHLQKLGVEPEMLVGICVERSLEMVVGLLGILKAGGAYLPLDPSYPQERLAFMLEDAQVSVLLTQQKLLAGLPEYKAHRFCLDTEWEVLAQESEEKPLSSVTTDNLAYTIYTSGSTGKPKGVLVTHQNLVHSTSARISYYSEPVTSFLLLSSFAFDSSIAGIFWTLCQGGRLVLPPAKFQQDLLQLTKLIAQYHVSHLLSLPSLYNLILEQAEPQQLTCLRTVIVAGEPCSRELVERHSKLLAHTSLFNEYGPTEGTVWSSVYHCQSSGLRTQVPIGRPIANMQIYLLDKYLNPVPIGVPGEIHIGGAGIARGYLNRPELTNQKFIPNPFSDEPGQHLYKTGDLARYLSDGNIEFLGRLDHQVKIRGFRIELGELESTLLQHPTVREIAVIAREDIPGDKRLVAYIVPNPEQTPTIDEFRRFLKQKLPDYMVPGAFVLLDALPLTPNGKVDRRALPAPDQSRPNLEATFVAPRTPIEQQIADIWTQVLRLERLGIHDNFFELGGHSLLATQVISRLRQAFGVELPVRTLFEAPTVADLGARLETVRWAVQELQAHESDTMGDYEEGEL